The Phaenicophaeus curvirostris isolate KB17595 chromosome 27, BPBGC_Pcur_1.0, whole genome shotgun sequence DNA window GAGGAACAAAGTGGGAAATGGCACGCCACTTGAGGGAATACCAGGACCTCCTCAATGTCAAGATGGCCCTGGATATTGAAATTGCTGCATACAGGTACAGTGGGATCATTGTAGCCGGGTCTGGAATATTAATAGCACTGCAGATGCTGCTGGCTCGGGAAGCTTTACCAACAGATAAATATCTGCCTGCAGTGAACACAAGTAGAATTAGAGCTTGACTAAACTACAATCATGTCAATCTGCACAGACCACGGAGTGGTTGCAATAAGAACTCAGAGGTTATTAGGGACGAGCTCTGGCGCTGGTGGGTTTCGAAGCTCCCAGCAGGCACAGGGCAGCATGACTCAGTGCGGCGGCAGACGGGTGCCGCATTCTGCCCTTGTTTACCAAAGCAGGAGATGCAGCAAAAGACaagcttatttttaattccCGTCAGCTTTGCATATGCTAAGCAAGCGGTGCTTGTCACTTGAATTCCCTTTCATCACTTGAGAGAGACGGTGCACTTGCTTGATCATGGTTTCAAGTGGGGAGTGCTAGTCTGCTTGTCACACTTCTGCTGTTCTTCCTCAACTTTACTTTAAAGGCTTCCACTCGAATCTGGAGCAGGAACGTTGCTTGCTATTGCCATCACCTGGCAGGCTTTTTTAGTTCCTTTACATCACTTTAGAACTCTCAGCAGAGAACTGCTGATTTTTCTAGGTCATAGGCTTAGATGAAAAACATGCATTTGATTAGaagaacagtaaaaataaaagaacagaaagcatCTCCAGATCTGCTTAAATTTCTACGTTTGTTCAGACAAACGCATGGATATCCAAGGGTTTATAAATTGCTGCCAAAGTTAACTGAACCGAAGTCTTTAGCTTTCATGGCtgtgcaaagaaaggtggatgCCTGAACTACTGAATTGGCTTTGAATATCTCAGCCAACACTATTTGATCTGGGTCTGTTGGCTGTGTCAAATTGTCAGTTCAAAGGAGGAACTGTGGCTTAGGGGATGTTAATTGTTTTGCTGTACTCTATGCTAATTTATGCCAtgctaaagcctttgacattaAGGACGAATGGCAACTGGTCAGCCAAAGACTTTACACTTGCCACATGAAAAAAGCTGTTTGAATATGAATTTTGTGAAATAGCTGATATGACAGACACAGCTGAACTGTGTCTGTGAGTGATGGATTATGGCATTTGGCTCTGGCATATCGCATATATATACTGTTTTTATCCCGCTGATGGGGAAATAGATTCTAATAGCTGCTCCTTCCATTGGGTTTCCATGCTAATCTGTTGTCCTTCTCCCAATTCCCTTAGGAAGCTACTGGAGGGTGAAGAGACCAGATTCAGTGCCTTCTCTGGAAGCATTACTGGACCCATATTCACACACAGACAACCATCTGTCACAATAGCATCCactaaaattcagaaaacaaaaattgaaCCACCAAAGCTGAAGGTCCAGCACAAGTTTGTAGAAGAAATCATTGAAGAGACAAAGGTAGAGGATGAAAAGTCTGAAATGGAAGATGCCCTGGCAGCTATTGCAGAAGAAATGGCAGCCAAAGCCCAGCAAGAagaacaggaggaagaaaaagcagaagaagcagctgcagaggaagaagctgagaaggctgctgcagaaaaagctgctgcacctgaggaagaagagaaggaggaggaagaagcagaggaggaagaagctgCAAAATCTGACGCAGCAGAAGAAGGAGgttctgaaaaagaagaaatagaggaaaaagaaggggaggaggctgaggaagagggggaagaagCCGAGGCCAAAGGCAAAGCTGAAGAGGCAGCAGCAAAGGTAGAGAAGGTCAAAACACCTCCCTCGAAGTCACCCCCTAAGTCTCCCCCTAAATCCCCCGTTACAGAGCCAGCCAAGGCTGTCCagaaagaagcagctgcagaagcaggaaaagaactGAAGGTGGAGAAACCTAGTGAGAAAGCAGCATCTCCGGAGAAGCCATCGACACCAAAGGTAACCTCTCCAGAAAAGCCTGCGACCCCGGAGAAGCCTGCAACCCCAGAGAAAGCAGTGACCCCGGAGAAGCCGGCATCACCAGAGAAGCCCCGTTCTCCGGAGAAGCCGGCAACCCCCGAGAAACCCCGCACCCCAGAAAAGCCAGCAACCCCAGAGAAGCCGGCGACTCCGGAGAAGCCCCGTTCTCCAGAGAAGCCAGCCTCCCCAGTCAAAGATGAAAAGGCTGTGGTGGAGGAGACCATCACTGTCAAAAAGGTAACAAAAATTAGTGCAGAGGTAGAGAAGGAGTCCAGGAAAGAAGACATTGCAGTGAATGGTgaggtggaggagaaaaagcaagaggAGGAATCCAAAgagaaggaggttgaggaggaagacaAGGGAGTTGTCACCAATGGCCTAGATGTGAGCCCAGTTGATGATAAGGGTGAGAAAATTGTAGTAatcaaaaaagcagagaaaatcagTGGTGAAGGTGGGGACAGTACAACCACGTATATCACAAAGTCGGTGACGGTCACTCAGAAGGTAGAGGAACATGAAGAAAGCTTTGAGGAGAAATTAGTGTCCACCAAGAAAGTGGAGAAAGTTACTTCACATGCTGTAGTAAAAGAGATCAAAGAGACCGAATAAAATAAACCATAGCTAAATTAAATTCAAGAGCTTGGGTTGGTGCAAAAGGTTAAGCCATATGACAGCTGCAAAATGCATGTGAGTGACGGCTTCAAAGCAGAACGGGTTCTCTCATGGAGGCTCCAGACACacagtattttacttttttgtgCAATataggggagggggggggaatGCATGCAGGCTCAAGATGTACTCCCTCCACAGAGCTTGGggatttacaaaaaaaaaaataaaaaaataaaatactactaCTACTAGTGCATGAGATGAAATGTGCAAAGGAAGCTTTTGAATTTCCTGAGCTGTTGGAGGGACACGTCTGAGGAACGACTTAAGTTGTATTATGCAAAGAACCAACTgagccaaaaccaaacagaaaacagtaataGAATATTCATGAGAACCAGAACTCTCctagccttaaaaaaaaaaagctacttaTAAATAATTATGTTTACCTCACTGGTGCAATTAGGGTGGACTTTTGCTCATGGGAGAACCTAGTTGACATGCACAGTACGCAACCTTTTGTTGTTTGATGTAAAAGTCACAGCAGTTCTTGCTCAATAAAGGTCAATACTGAAAATATGATTTGTCTGGTGGCTTCTTTCCAACTCGGGTCCTTCCCTGAAGTTCAATGCTCTGTCTTGAACAGGAACATGGTTGCATGGGGATGTTTAAAAGTtgttagggcttttttttttttccttttcctcatgtAGAAAACATGTTTGAATTGGATGGGATGAGCAAATTTCCTGTAACACAACAAACACTTAGAGCTGGTTTCAGCAAATACTTAAGAGCTGTAGCCCATGCTTTATAGAGTAAAGAGGAGTCTGAATCCTGCTGCCTCGCCTTTAGGTGCTTGGAGGATCTGCCATTGCTTTTGTCAGCAGTGGCAAGGTCTCTATATGCTGCTAACATCACATATCTGAGCACTCCTGCTTGTATAAAGTGTTAAATTCCCCTTCAAGTATGAATTTCCTCCCTGCACACTAGTCTTGATGTGTAAGAAGAGCCTTAGATAGGGTTTAGGGTTAAAACAGCCTGTCTGTGGACCTGGGCTGGTCTTTATATCTTCTGTAACACTGGCTCATCACTTGAGTGGCCAAGGACCTGTTAAGTAATCTCAATTAAGATGATGAATCACTAAAATGGGGtagcttctgattttttttttccactcctgcCTTAGTTACATGGAACCCTCCCGTCTCAAAATGACCAAACTGCCCTAAAACACAAAATTCCAAAAGTGAGAGCAAATAAACTCATGGAAAAAGGAAACCATCCTGGTGATGATACAGGTATTGTGCATCAAAAATATTCCTAACTCATTTTTAcctatttttccatttgaagaTACCTGTAGAAATCAGAGTGTGACCTGAGACTCAGAGGGGCTCAGATCGTACCTTCTGTGACTAAGGgataaaagcaaattaaagcatgtTTAAATTCCCAATAGAAAGGACAATGTCCATGCCTTCTGCAACTTCCCAGTTGGctttattaggaaaaaagccaaataaagtGCCCTTTATGAAGAATGCTGCTACTGCCCTACCTCCCAGACCTAGCAAAGAAACACAAATCATATCTAAGCCTGGATTCAGCACAGAGATTATCCTGAAATCTGTTGTCTAATTGAGGGTCTGATCAAAATCTATGATTCACATATGCCTTCCAATTCTTTACCTTATCAATAATTGAAGATCAAGTAGTTTTTAATTGAAAGGGTTCTGCACGGTCTTAGCTAGAGAAGTAAGGAGTCCACAGCAGATAAGCCTTTCAAATAAATCTGAGTGTCTTTGTGTAGCAAAGTAATGAATGTTTCACCTGCTGCTATCAATAATGGAAATCTGTGCTCAACAGCTTGCTGGT harbors:
- the NEFM gene encoding neurofilament medium polypeptide, producing the protein MSYTMEPLGNPSYRRVTETRATYSRASASPSSGFRSQSWSRGSGSTVSSSYKRSNLGPPRATYGSTVLSSAESLDVSQSSLLNGAAELKLSRSNEKEQLQGLNDRFAGYIEKVHYLEQQNKEIEAELAALRQKHAGRAQLSDAYEQELRELRGALEQVSHEKAQIQLDSEHIEEDIQRLRERFEDEARLRDETEATIRALRKEMEEASLMRAELDKKVQSLQDEVAFLRGNHEEEVAELLAQLQASHATVERKDYLKTDLTTALKEIRAQLECQSDHNMHQAEEWFKCRYAKLTEAAEQNKEAIRSAKEEIAEYRRQLQSKSIELESVRGTKESLERQLSDIEERHNNDLTTYQDTIHQLENELRGTKWEMARHLREYQDLLNVKMALDIEIAAYRKLLEGEETRFSAFSGSITGPIFTHRQPSVTIASTKIQKTKIEPPKLKVQHKFVEEIIEETKVEDEKSEMEDALAAIAEEMAAKAQQEEQEEEKAEEAAAEEEAEKAAAEKAAAPEEEEKEEEEAEEEEAAKSDAAEEGGSEKEEIEEKEGEEAEEEGEEAEAKGKAEEAAAKVEKVKTPPSKSPPKSPPKSPVTEPAKAVQKEAAAEAGKELKVEKPSEKAASPEKPSTPKVTSPEKPATPEKPATPEKAVTPEKPASPEKPRSPEKPATPEKPRTPEKPATPEKPATPEKPRSPEKPASPVKDEKAVVEETITVKKVTKISAEVEKESRKEDIAVNGEVEEKKQEEESKEKEVEEEDKGVVTNGLDVSPVDDKGEKIVVIKKAEKISGEGGDSTTTYITKSVTVTQKVEEHEESFEEKLVSTKKVEKVTSHAVVKEIKETE